A segment of the Fibrobacter succinogenes subsp. succinogenes S85 genome:
TCATAAACATGTTCAGAACAGTTCAGCAAAGCTCTTTTCGCACGAGGCTTTAGCGAAGTTGTTTTAGCATTCGGATCGTCAATGGTAAATTTCCCGCTGCGGGTTGCGTCGCCAAATTCCGCATCGCCACCCTTAGTCGTAATCGTGTAGGTGTACTCTCCGCTGACGGTTGGCGTTCCGCTGAAGTATAGGGAATTTGTCTGTGCATTCCATTTGGCTGTTACGCCTGCAGGGAGGTTTTCGACTGTTGCACCATCGGCATTCTGGATTGCAAAAGTGAACGGGACAATCGAATCACCGAGTGCGATAGTTTGACTGCTGGATCCTGCGCCCTGCTTGATAATCGCGGCGGGCTTCGGTGTATGATCGCCGACAAGCGTAATGTCAGGCGTCGGGAACTTGTCCTTATTGCCGTATAACCAAAATCCCAAATGCGGAGGTTGATTGTAGGCGGTGTTTTGCCAGCTCATGCCGAGACGGTAAATCGGGTCGTGCGCAAGCGTGTACATACGGTGTTCCGTCGGAATCGTAGTTGTGTAGATGTAGAGCTTGGATGCGCCATCGTGCAAAATGACTTCTTCGCGCCAGTCGCCTAAAATATCACCGCTAAAGTTCGGCGTTGCCTTGGTGGTGTTGCAGCTGTTGCCCTGCATTTGGAAAAGTGTGTTGCTCTGTTGCTTGGCATGGTCCCACTTGCTGATGGTCGTATTGTCCAACAGTTCATCAAGCAAGTCGCCATCCCAATAAATACGGAAGTTATAAGCGGGGCGCTTGTCTGCTTTCCAAATTTTTCCTTTTACGGTATAGGTGTTCCAATTAGCGGCAGACCAAAGTTCGTGTCCACGGTTTAGCGAGTCCACATCGCCTGCGACGCCGCGCCCGTTGTCTCCGGAGCTCGTTTCGCTAAAAAGCAACTTGCCGGTGCGGGCATCGTGCAAATCGTATCCGTAGGGCTTTTCTTCGTGAACTTGCCAAACTTCAAGACCGGGATTATCGGGGTCGAGATCGCTCAAGTGCATGGCATCGCCGTGGCCCTTGCCTGTGCGGTACATGAATTTTCCATCGTGGTCAACGGCGCAACTTCCTTCAATAATTTCATCAAAGCCGTCGCCATCCACGTCGCCTGCGGAAATGTTGTGATTGCCTTGCCCGTAACATTCCTGTCCGCTTGTTGCTGCGTTGTAATACCAGCGTTGTGAAAGGGTTTTGCCATCCCAATCGTAGGCGGTAATTGCCATTCGGGTGTAGTAGCCACGCTGGAAAACCATGCTTGGCTTTTTGCCGTCGAGGTAGGCGTTTGTTGCGAGGAATCTATCGACGCGGTTACCGTAGCTATCGCCCCAGCTCTTGACGGTGCCACGGCCGGGGTTGTAATCGACCGTCGCCATTTCCTTGCCGGTTTCGCCGTTGAAAATCGTGAGCCATTCAGGTCCCGAAAGAATATAGCCGTTCGAGTTTCTGTAATCCTTGCTGTGGTCTGCGCCTTTTGCAGAACCGAGCGATAAATAATTGCCGCTGCCGTCTTTTGTTCCGGGGGCTGTTTTCACCGCAAATTCTGCTTTGCCATCGCTATCGTAGTCGCCTACGAGCATCTGCGTGTAGTGAGCCCCTGCGCGAATGTTTACGCCGAGATCGATGCGCCAAAGTTTTTTGCCGTTTATTTTGTAACAATCAATAATGACATTGCCGGTTTTGCCCTTCTGCGAATTGTCTTTAGAATTGCTCGGATCCCACTTGAGAATCAGCTCAAATTCTCCATCGCCGTCTACATCGCCTACCGCGATATCGTTCGGGCTGTAGGTGTAATCGCTCCCACCATTCGGACGGTCAAGATTTACGGTCAGATACTGATTACTCCAAACAGAAACTGCAGCATCCGCCGCTATTTCTTTGCCGCCGACAACTGCCTTTACGGAGTATTTGCTCGATGCTATTCCTTTCGTATCTGTGTAGTTGCTTGCTTGTGAGCCCGTAAAACTAGCGATTTTCTCGCCATCGCGATATAGGTTAAAACCGGTCGTATTGCCGTCTGTTCCGAGAACTCGCCAACTGAGGAAAACCCCGTTAGTCGTCTTTACGGCGACCAAGCCGCGATTCAACCATTCCATCTGTCGCGCAGCCTGCGCACTCCCTAGCCCAAGCGCTAGGGATAATCCCAAACACCAAATTTTGTTCATATCCTATCCCTTTTATTAGCCGAAAAACCAAACAACAATAATCCGGCAAGATTAATATAAATCTGGATGTTGGTAGTATGCCTCGCTTGCTCGATTTCTCGTTGTCTGCGGACAACTGCTTTGCCTATGAAAACACCCCGGCGAAAACGCTGAGGTGCTGTGTTTCGTTGCTCTATCTTGTTATGTTAATCGGTCTTGCTTCGCGGTAACTGCCCGTCGTGATTTTTACGATGTAGGTGCCGCGCGGCATTTGGCTCATGTTGAGCGAACGCTTGTGCAAGCCTGCGTTTTGCATTCCCGTGATTTCTTGTGCAAGCAATGCTCCGAATCCATTGAATAGGCTTATCTTCACATTGTCGCGCTGAGGGAGTGTGTAATGGATTTCGAGATTTCCATTACGGAGGGCGAGGTTCATGTGTGTCGAAACTTTGTTGAGTCCGTACATCAGAGCTGTGGTCTTTCCGCTTTCGTCACTGCCTAATCCGTTGGTAATGCTGACCGTGACTTTGAAAAGGACTGTTTTCCTGTTGTAAGCAAGTCCCTGCGTAAAGCTGTATTTTTCTCCGTTGCTGACGCGGTTGGGGTAGTGGCCTATCGCGAGAGTCCCGTTTGCCAAATCAGCTTCGCTGAATACATAGGCGGTTTCGCC
Coding sequences within it:
- a CDS encoding rhamnogalacturonan lyase, with protein sequence MNKIWCLGLSLALGLGSAQAARQMEWLNRGLVAVKTTNGVFLSWRVLGTDGNTTGFNLYRDGEKIASFTGSQASNYTDTKGIASSKYSVKAVVGGKEIAADAAVSVWSNQYLTVNLDRPNGGSDYTYSPNDIAVGDVDGDGEFELILKWDPSNSKDNSQKGKTGNVIIDCYKINGKKLWRIDLGVNIRAGAHYTQMLVGDYDSDGKAEFAVKTAPGTKDGSGNYLSLGSAKGADHSKDYRNSNGYILSGPEWLTIFNGETGKEMATVDYNPGRGTVKSWGDSYGNRVDRFLATNAYLDGKKPSMVFQRGYYTRMAITAYDWDGKTLSQRWYYNAATSGQECYGQGNHNISAGDVDGDGFDEIIEGSCAVDHDGKFMYRTGKGHGDAMHLSDLDPDNPGLEVWQVHEEKPYGYDLHDARTGKLLFSETSSGDNGRGVAGDVDSLNRGHELWSAANWNTYTVKGKIWKADKRPAYNFRIYWDGDLLDELLDNTTISKWDHAKQQSNTLFQMQGNSCNTTKATPNFSGDILGDWREEVILHDGASKLYIYTTTIPTEHRMYTLAHDPIYRLGMSWQNTAYNQPPHLGFWLYGNKDKFPTPDITLVGDHTPKPAAIIKQGAGSSSQTIALGDSIVPFTFAIQNADGATVENLPAGVTAKWNAQTNSLYFSGTPTVSGEYTYTITTKGGDAEFGDATRSGKFTIDDPNAKTTSLKPRAKRALLNCSEHVYDLRGRLVKQRKHRGFYLTR